The region GTATATCAGCTTCAGCATCAACCCAATCGCTCCATCAGGCATACCTACAGCATTGCCCCGATTCAGATGCAAGCTTATATGCTGTAACACAAATTTGAAGAAACCCCTGAATAGAATAAAAGGTTCTACTCTTCACAAAAGAGCTGCATGATTTTCTAACCATACATATAAATCAATAAATATTTGTTGTAATGGAATTTACTATCACATTTGCGCTACCACCATCAGAGCAGAGCAACAGGCGCAGCTAGGAAATCAAAATAGGTACAGTAACGATCACTAAGAAAAGCAAGAACATATATATTCAATGTATGCCTGCAAAAGGAAGAATATCGATATGACAGAAATTCAGCAGTATAATATTATGTTGGACTTCAATGTTTAAGGTCAAAATTCTATAAGTTGGCTCTTATTTTACATAGATAAAAATGTCTAATTATTCAGATAGTGTAGCTTAAAAAATGAATTCTATAGTACACTCCAGCACCACATGGTTCATTCATAGTTTATGGAGCACTAACATCAAGGCTACCTAGTGTGTTTCCCAAGAAAATCTCTCATCATACGGGATGTTCACTAAGTATTTCATATGCCCTTTTTTTTGGTAAGATAAAGTCAAGGGGTGAGGGGACAGCTCAAAGCAGGAGATATGGTAAGTACACGCTGAACAGAGCACTAAAATAGCAATAGTTAAACATGCTATAAATAATACTCGTATTTCAAGCTAAAACATGAAGCTTAACATAAATCTACTAAGTAATATATTCAAGCTATGGTTAATTAAACTACCTTGCAGAATAAGGCCATTCATCATGGATCCTTGCACATTTCGTCTTCCACTTGCAGCATTGACCCTAAAATCGATGTGTGATGAGATAATCGGCACCGACAACCCACCAGAGCTTATATTTATTCCAATGTTACTTCTGCACACAATGTTTGTAATACGTGGACCCAAAGCTGGGTTTCCAGGAACATAATTTCGATTACCACTGGTGGCCAAGTTTGAGGATAAACCTTGAATGGTACCACCCATATTCATTCCACTTCTAAATGCTTGACCTCCACCAACATTCATTACTCTACCACTGACACCTGAATGTGCATGAGGAATctgcaaaagaaaaaataatacCAAAAAAGTAAAAATCATCATCCTCCACATGAAACCAAAGCAAGAGTATGTTATAATTTATCAAGCCAACAAAATTGTTCCTTAGATTGCAAACCAATTAACATACATATTCATGATGTTGAACGTATATAAATAACAATGCCGCAAACCTCCACAAAGGTGGGCATTCGAACCTGAGAATGACAACAGGAAGGCTGTTTGTAGCAAATCTCCCAGAAATGCTCCCTCTGGGTTGTTGGACCCCAGATGATGGAACCCTACTCTTCACATCATTCCTTTTTGCAAGTGATCCAGGAATATTTTGGAAGACTATAATTTCCATGAATGTTGTGAAGACCTGAAAATGCAAAAAATGATAAGAGATAAAAACGTTTAA is a window of Triticum dicoccoides isolate Atlit2015 ecotype Zavitan chromosome 2B, WEW_v2.0, whole genome shotgun sequence DNA encoding:
- the LOC119363923 gene encoding probable NOT transcription complex subunit VIP2, whose protein sequence is MNVGGGQAFRSGMNMGGTIQGLSSNLATSGNRNYVPGNPALGPRITNIVCRSNIGINISSGGLSVPIISSHIDFRVNAASGRRNVQGSMMNGLILQGMPDGAIGLMLKLIYSPKLLQSGMQIYFRELLPKTNPLLFFAPIGQEMRAILFTRCSLDRFFLWILWLPDVLSLWIGMKVVKHFH